A stretch of Imperialibacter roseus DNA encodes these proteins:
- a CDS encoding ATP-binding protein — protein MEKLVWSVIFIFCVLFSFKTEAQIASIDSLEVELKLAKEDTARLRIYVDLIELYDKLSPSEKAMQRVLEGLDLAKRTGNEFAQAKLMQFRGQIYNELYRSDYDGALSFLAQSIQLHRKLSKANPGNFAQQREIVSVLNSTGYIYWQWGKLVTSLFYYDSTIRLGNKLRLIDSTDFRTNRLLGIALNSKGAVLWGLGNYSEAIESYIEASAYFEQLGMTKFLSLAMSNIGLIYESWGQKEDALFYFKRAVSLAREAEDQSATGYALNNMGSFMRSAAQYDSALYYFQLSLEEYAEDNIGGIWLNLNGFGKTYAKMKAYDKSLDYFFKALLLAEETNSDYRRALAKESISATMADKGDYKNALQYANESNAIAEKYGYKEIIKDNYLNISRMYSLQNNYQKAYETYQRYSEVKDSLFSDEKFRQITFMKEQFEAEKKESENELLRRDSLLRDQDLQRARLEQYGLIILLIAMLTFGGYFVVTNRKIKGINKVLTGKNLEITRQKEELALQAEALRKSNEIKNLMFSIVSHDLRGPIVNLGGLVGLISNESISKEEFQKLLPTVLTNIGSLTALTDNLLYWARSQMEGIKAVPQKFDIKEHLGPKMQLYERAALEKGIICIDNLEPATMVYADPYMVELVVRNLISNAIKFCNAGDTITTSSKEANGFVEVTVEDTGQGIPPEYMERIFNDIQFTTLGTKNEKGVGLGLMMSKHFVEVIGGRIWVESIFKKGSSFHFTIPVS, from the coding sequence ATGGAAAAGTTAGTTTGGTCAGTGATTTTTATTTTTTGTGTCTTGTTTTCTTTCAAGACGGAGGCACAAATAGCCAGCATCGACAGCCTGGAAGTTGAGTTGAAGCTGGCAAAGGAAGATACAGCCCGGCTGAGAATCTACGTCGACCTGATTGAGCTTTACGATAAACTCTCTCCTTCAGAAAAAGCCATGCAAAGAGTACTCGAAGGGTTGGATCTGGCCAAGAGAACAGGCAATGAATTTGCTCAGGCAAAACTCATGCAATTTCGTGGACAAATTTATAATGAGCTTTACCGGTCAGACTATGATGGTGCGTTGTCATTTTTAGCCCAATCTATTCAGCTGCATAGAAAACTCTCAAAAGCCAATCCAGGCAATTTTGCTCAGCAACGGGAAATTGTAAGTGTACTTAACAGCACGGGTTACATTTATTGGCAGTGGGGAAAGCTCGTTACAAGCCTTTTTTATTACGACTCCACCATCCGTTTAGGAAACAAGTTAAGGTTGATCGATTCAACTGACTTCCGAACCAACAGGCTTCTCGGCATTGCGCTGAATAGCAAGGGAGCCGTGCTGTGGGGCTTAGGTAACTATAGCGAAGCCATTGAAAGTTATATAGAAGCGTCTGCCTATTTCGAACAGTTGGGCATGACCAAGTTTCTAAGCCTGGCGATGTCCAATATAGGGCTCATCTACGAGTCGTGGGGACAAAAAGAGGATGCTCTTTTTTATTTTAAAAGGGCAGTGAGCCTCGCCAGAGAAGCAGAGGATCAGTCGGCGACTGGCTATGCACTCAACAATATGGGCAGCTTCATGCGTTCGGCGGCACAGTACGATTCTGCACTATATTATTTTCAATTATCGCTGGAAGAATATGCTGAGGATAACATAGGTGGGATTTGGCTGAACTTAAATGGTTTTGGAAAGACATATGCCAAAATGAAAGCTTACGATAAAAGCCTCGACTACTTTTTCAAAGCTTTGCTATTGGCCGAGGAAACCAATTCTGATTACAGGCGTGCGCTGGCTAAGGAAAGCATCTCGGCGACCATGGCAGATAAGGGAGACTACAAGAACGCTCTTCAGTATGCCAATGAGAGTAATGCCATCGCAGAAAAGTATGGATACAAGGAAATAATAAAGGACAACTACCTCAATATATCGAGGATGTATTCACTCCAAAATAACTATCAAAAGGCATACGAAACCTACCAGCGATACTCCGAAGTCAAAGATTCTTTGTTTTCCGATGAGAAATTTCGGCAGATCACATTCATGAAGGAACAGTTTGAAGCGGAAAAGAAAGAAAGCGAAAACGAGTTGCTCAGGAGAGATAGCTTGCTCCGGGATCAGGACCTGCAGCGAGCCCGCCTTGAGCAATATGGGTTGATAATATTGCTAATCGCCATGTTGACTTTCGGAGGGTATTTTGTGGTGACCAACAGGAAAATCAAAGGCATCAATAAAGTGCTCACCGGAAAGAATCTTGAGATAACCCGGCAAAAGGAGGAGCTTGCGTTGCAGGCAGAGGCACTCAGGAAGTCGAATGAGATAAAGAACCTTATGTTTTCCATCGTTTCTCACGATTTACGAGGGCCTATTGTGAACCTGGGTGGGTTAGTCGGACTAATTAGCAATGAGTCAATTTCGAAAGAGGAGTTCCAAAAATTGCTCCCAACTGTCTTGACTAATATTGGCAGCCTCACCGCTCTGACCGACAACTTGCTCTACTGGGCACGAAGCCAGATGGAAGGGATAAAGGCCGTGCCTCAAAAGTTTGATATCAAGGAACATTTGGGGCCGAAAATGCAGCTATACGAAAGAGCAGCGCTTGAGAAGGGAATTATATGCATTGATAACCTGGAGCCTGCCACTATGGTATATGCTGACCCATATATGGTTGAGTTGGTGGTTCGTAACCTGATAAGCAATGCCATTAAATTTTGCAACGCAGGCGACACCATCACCACTTCTTCAAAGGAAGCAAATGGCTTTGTAGAAGTAACAGTCGAGGATACGGGGCAGGGCATACCGCCTGAATACATGGAGCGCATCTTTAACGACATTCAGTTCACAACACTCGGCACCAAAAACGAGAAAGGAGTTGGCCTTGGACTGATGATGTCCAAGCATTTTGTGGAGGTGATTGGTGGCAGGATTTGGGTGGAAAGCATTTTCAAAAAAGGAAGCAGCTTCCATTTTACAATTCCCGTTTCTTGA